A single window of Candidatus Flexicrinis affinis DNA harbors:
- a CDS encoding Gfo/Idh/MocA family oxidoreductase — protein sequence MSSKRYAIVGTGSRSGMFFEAVCRTYRDSCELVALCDPSQTRMDWYNDLIGREYQHPPRPTYAARDFDRMMAETKPDVVIIATMDCTHHQYIVRAMELGADVITEKPLTTDLGRLNAIYDAIARTGRSLRVTFNYRYAPAYTQFRKLVIDGAVGRPLSVDFSWLLDTSHGADYFRRWHREKQNSGGLLIHKASHHFDLVNWWIDSYPTQVNAMGGLLFYGKQNAEARGEHYNYKRYTGEPEAANDPFALFLDEKEVFRGLYLNAEAETGYLRDRNVFGEPIDIEDTMSVSVRYGNGAILSYCLVAYSPWEGLRVAITGTRGRIEMDIVENINHLMGDGRAATASKGAFKTTRMRVYPMFGEPYDVDVPHGEGGHGGADPVMLRDIFMADPPPDPYHRAASHIDGAAAVIVGIAANLSMETGRRIDIDELFPVLRAAKSPRPPVEAQGD from the coding sequence GTGAGCTCCAAACGTTACGCGATTGTCGGAACGGGATCACGCTCCGGCATGTTCTTCGAAGCGGTTTGCAGAACGTACCGTGACAGCTGCGAGCTGGTCGCGCTGTGCGACCCAAGCCAGACGCGCATGGATTGGTACAACGATCTGATCGGTCGCGAGTATCAGCACCCTCCGCGTCCGACCTACGCCGCACGCGATTTCGACCGCATGATGGCGGAGACCAAGCCCGATGTGGTCATCATCGCGACGATGGACTGCACGCATCATCAGTACATCGTGCGGGCGATGGAGCTTGGCGCGGACGTCATCACCGAAAAGCCGCTGACTACCGACTTAGGCCGGCTCAACGCCATTTATGACGCCATCGCGCGGACAGGGCGTTCGCTGCGCGTGACGTTCAACTACCGCTACGCGCCGGCCTATACGCAGTTTCGCAAGCTGGTGATCGACGGCGCGGTCGGCCGGCCGCTCTCGGTCGACTTCTCATGGCTGCTGGACACCAGCCATGGTGCAGACTACTTCCGCCGTTGGCACCGCGAGAAGCAGAACAGCGGCGGCCTGCTTATCCACAAGGCCAGCCACCACTTCGACCTCGTGAACTGGTGGATCGACTCGTATCCGACGCAGGTCAACGCGATGGGCGGGCTGCTGTTCTACGGCAAGCAGAATGCCGAAGCGCGCGGCGAACACTACAACTACAAGCGATACACCGGCGAACCCGAAGCGGCCAACGACCCGTTTGCGCTGTTCCTAGACGAGAAAGAGGTCTTCCGCGGACTGTACCTGAACGCCGAGGCCGAGACCGGCTACCTGCGCGATCGCAACGTTTTCGGCGAACCGATCGACATCGAGGACACGATGAGCGTGTCGGTGCGCTATGGCAACGGCGCCATCCTGTCCTACTGTCTGGTCGCCTACTCGCCGTGGGAAGGACTGCGTGTTGCCATCACCGGCACGCGCGGGCGGATCGAGATGGACATCGTCGAGAACATCAATCACCTGATGGGTGACGGGCGCGCGGCAACGGCCAGCAAAGGCGCATTCAAAACGACACGCATGCGCGTGTATCCGATGTTCGGCGAGCCGTACGACGTCGACGTGCCGCACGGCGAAGGCGGCCACGGGGGCGCCGACCCGGTCATGCTCAGAGACATCTTCATGGCCGATCCGCCGCCCGACCCGTACCACCGCGCAGCCAGCCACATCGACGGCGCCGCGGCGGTCATCGTCGGGATCGCCGCCAACCTGTCGATGGAGACTGGGCGCCGGATCGACATCGACGAGCTGTTCCCGGTGCTGCGCGCCGCCAAGTCGCCCAGACCGCCGGTAGAAGCGCAGGGAGACTGA
- a CDS encoding sugar ABC transporter permease, giving the protein MQKAILSRELSLLFLAPALVFVALFLLYPFFSIFQMSFTNQTLVGANALNPQNVGFQNYIDLFDAQDWMRRGEMGHSLWLTAQFVIGSALIGQAMLGLGIAVAFNNRKGLLRETVYTLAIAAWIIPDVVVAFAWFAYLDPDGTLNQMLEAVGLRPLDWLFDYPLFSIILFNTWRGTAFSMLLFSSALASIPPSYMETADVIGASPWQKFRDIMLPLLRRYIATDLILITLWTFNTFTPFLLTGGGPTYQSNVIAIHTYNVGLRFFEFGKASAIAVVVMIINLALASVYLFISRNRQGQTA; this is encoded by the coding sequence ATGCAGAAAGCGATCCTCTCGCGCGAACTGAGCCTGCTGTTTCTCGCGCCTGCGCTCGTGTTCGTCGCCTTGTTCTTGCTGTATCCGTTCTTTTCGATCTTTCAGATGAGCTTCACTAACCAGACGCTTGTCGGGGCCAACGCGCTGAACCCGCAGAACGTCGGTTTCCAGAACTATATCGACCTGTTCGACGCGCAAGACTGGATGCGGCGCGGCGAGATGGGCCACAGCCTCTGGCTGACGGCACAGTTCGTCATCGGCTCGGCATTGATCGGCCAAGCCATGCTCGGTCTCGGAATCGCCGTCGCCTTCAACAACCGCAAGGGTCTGCTGCGCGAGACGGTCTACACGCTTGCGATTGCCGCGTGGATCATCCCCGATGTCGTGGTGGCGTTCGCGTGGTTCGCCTACCTCGACCCTGACGGCACGCTCAATCAGATGCTGGAGGCGGTGGGGCTGCGGCCGCTCGACTGGTTGTTCGATTACCCATTGTTCAGCATCATCTTGTTCAACACATGGCGCGGGACAGCCTTCTCGATGCTGCTGTTCTCGTCGGCGTTGGCGTCAATTCCGCCCTCGTACATGGAGACCGCCGACGTCATCGGCGCAAGTCCGTGGCAGAAGTTCCGCGATATCATGCTGCCGCTGCTGCGCCGCTACATCGCCACCGACCTGATCCTGATCACCTTGTGGACGTTTAACACCTTCACGCCGTTCCTGCTCACCGGCGGCGGTCCGACATATCAGTCCAACGTGATCGCCATTCACACCTATAACGTCGGCCTGCGCTTCTTCGAGTTCGGCAAGGCCAGCGCCATCGCGGTCGTCGTCATGATCATCAACTTGGCATTGGCGAGCGTTTACCTGTTCATCTCTCGCAATCGACAGGGGCAGACCGCATGA
- a CDS encoding YesL family protein — MSNPPVSTPRTERAELVEHAERWGSFVLVNILWALLCIPLVTIPAATAGLFAYWSTRTRGFQTDVFSAFFGGVRAHWLKATLIGIVDLVVGGLVVLNTSIFAHMDMTGDPIAFLSRSVTLFAAAALVMVNLYAWPLLVMLDDMSVKQVLLSSLRLIAVHPLQSFLWSLAVVFPVMVTLFLPRGFIVLVTASVCAWIACVGTWPVIQDHLSAEQIESLLPTKH; from the coding sequence GTGTCCAACCCGCCGGTTTCCACGCCACGTACCGAACGTGCCGAGCTCGTTGAGCACGCCGAGCGCTGGGGCAGCTTCGTGCTGGTCAACATCCTGTGGGCGCTGCTGTGCATCCCGCTGGTGACCATCCCTGCGGCCACCGCCGGCCTGTTCGCCTATTGGTCAACGCGCACGCGCGGGTTTCAAACCGACGTGTTCAGCGCGTTCTTCGGCGGGGTGCGCGCGCATTGGCTCAAAGCGACGCTGATCGGCATCGTCGACCTTGTTGTGGGTGGGCTGGTCGTGCTCAATACGTCGATCTTCGCCCACATGGACATGACCGGCGATCCGATCGCGTTCCTGTCGCGCAGTGTGACGCTGTTCGCCGCGGCAGCGTTGGTCATGGTCAACCTGTATGCGTGGCCGCTGCTGGTAATGCTGGACGACATGAGCGTCAAGCAGGTGCTGCTGTCGTCCTTGCGGTTGATCGCTGTCCACCCGCTGCAATCGTTCTTATGGTCGCTAGCGGTGGTCTTTCCGGTCATGGTCACGTTGTTTCTGCCGCGCGGCTTCATCGTGCTCGTGACAGCATCAGTATGCGCATGGATCGCCTGCGTTGGCACGTGGCCGGTCATTCAGGACCATCTGTCGGCAGAGCAAATTGAGTCGCTGCTTCCCACCAAACACTAA
- a CDS encoding sugar ABC transporter permease, with amino-acid sequence MTEPAAAIPGPERVQDALLSAAKTKARNKDFKRNDVVGYMFISPWLIGFFAFSMIPIAISLYLAFTDYHLLRGGEWIGLANFDRMFNSDIRYGRSVAATFKYVLVAVPLRLIFALAVAMLLNTKRRGVYWFRAAYYIPSVIGGSVAVAVMWRQLFGGDGRVNEGVVNTLLGFVGIERLNWFGNPDTAIWTLILLAVWQFGSPMLIFLAGLRQVPAEYYEAASIDGATAWQKFLRVTLPLITPIIFFNFIMQLISGFRVFTQAFVITAGNPLDSTLFYALYLYRRAFNDFQMGYAAAMAWVLLLLIAFFTFISFRTSRYWVYYETKES; translated from the coding sequence ATGACAGAACCCGCAGCAGCAATACCCGGCCCAGAGCGCGTCCAGGACGCGCTGTTAAGCGCCGCGAAGACGAAAGCCCGCAACAAAGACTTCAAGCGCAACGACGTCGTGGGCTACATGTTCATCTCGCCGTGGCTGATCGGCTTCTTCGCGTTCAGTATGATCCCGATCGCGATTTCGCTCTATCTCGCGTTTACGGATTATCACCTGCTGCGCGGCGGCGAGTGGATCGGGCTGGCCAACTTCGACCGCATGTTCAACTCCGACATCCGCTACGGCCGGTCGGTGGCCGCCACGTTCAAGTATGTGCTCGTCGCCGTCCCGCTGCGCCTGATCTTCGCACTGGCCGTCGCTATGCTGTTGAATACGAAACGGCGCGGCGTGTACTGGTTCCGCGCGGCATACTACATCCCGTCGGTTATCGGCGGCAGCGTCGCCGTCGCGGTCATGTGGCGGCAGCTCTTCGGCGGTGACGGGCGCGTCAACGAAGGCGTAGTCAACACACTGCTCGGTTTCGTCGGCATTGAGCGCCTGAACTGGTTCGGCAACCCGGACACCGCAATCTGGACGCTGATCCTGCTGGCGGTGTGGCAGTTCGGCTCGCCGATGCTGATCTTCCTCGCCGGCTTGCGCCAGGTCCCGGCTGAATACTACGAGGCGGCGTCGATCGACGGTGCGACCGCGTGGCAGAAGTTCCTGCGGGTCACGCTGCCGCTGATCACTCCGATCATCTTCTTCAATTTCATCATGCAGCTCATTTCGGGTTTCCGCGTGTTCACGCAAGCGTTCGTGATTACGGCCGGCAACCCGCTCGACAGCACGCTATTTTACGCCCTCTACCTCTACCGGCGCGCCTTCAACGACTTCCAAATGGGCTATGCGGCGGCGATGGCATGGGTCCTGCTGCTGCTGATTGCGTTCTTCACGTTTATCAGCTTCCGCACCTCGCGCTATTGGGTGTATTACGAGACCAAAGAGAGCTAG
- a CDS encoding GntR family transcriptional regulator has translation MPLHVQLLDELRHKIVTGQLKPHDMLPGEWEFVEALNISRATLQRAWQSAQDEGLIYRVAGKGTFVAEPVKPQNGRSAVAFIIPEYRGTFAMSLLAGAEQVLRKTSCNVLFASTDRDLDEENRLLADFVAQGVQGVILVPVRGTLQNRMLTSGDIRVPVVLMDRPLNGVILPCISSNNYAGGLQAMNHLIGLGHRRILFVARPHMDLWSVSERYRAYQDALHLQGLDADPPFLIGGDAEMSSYEAYATADRAEIEPLIERLKSHTRPTAIFAVNDWMAVRVQRAIAAAGLRNPHDVSVVGFDDLDIAQYQNPPLTTVAQNAHLMGSEAARRLITLMEGEANREILTLLPTTLVERSSTAPPAM, from the coding sequence TTGCCGCTCCACGTTCAGCTTCTTGACGAACTCCGGCACAAAATTGTCACCGGCCAGCTCAAGCCGCACGATATGCTGCCCGGAGAGTGGGAATTCGTCGAGGCGCTCAACATCAGCCGGGCGACCTTGCAGCGCGCATGGCAGTCGGCGCAGGACGAAGGGCTGATCTACCGTGTCGCCGGCAAGGGTACGTTCGTCGCCGAGCCGGTCAAGCCACAGAACGGGCGCAGTGCTGTCGCTTTCATCATTCCCGAGTACCGAGGCACGTTCGCGATGAGTTTGCTTGCCGGGGCCGAACAAGTACTTCGCAAGACAAGCTGCAACGTGCTGTTCGCCAGTACCGACCGCGACCTCGACGAAGAAAACCGACTGCTGGCCGACTTCGTCGCGCAGGGTGTGCAAGGCGTCATTCTGGTGCCGGTGCGCGGAACGCTGCAGAACCGTATGCTCACGTCGGGCGACATCAGAGTGCCGGTCGTACTGATGGATCGACCGCTGAACGGCGTCATCCTGCCCTGCATCAGCAGCAACAACTACGCCGGCGGGCTGCAGGCCATGAACCATTTGATCGGTCTCGGCCACCGGCGCATCCTGTTTGTCGCCCGGCCGCACATGGATTTGTGGTCGGTGTCGGAGCGTTACCGGGCCTATCAGGACGCGCTGCATCTGCAAGGACTCGACGCCGACCCTCCGTTCCTGATCGGTGGCGACGCCGAGATGAGTTCGTACGAGGCCTACGCCACCGCCGACCGGGCGGAAATCGAGCCGCTGATCGAACGACTTAAGTCGCATACGCGGCCCACGGCGATCTTCGCCGTCAATGATTGGATGGCAGTTCGGGTGCAGCGGGCCATTGCTGCCGCCGGTTTGCGAAACCCGCACGACGTCTCTGTCGTGGGGTTCGACGATCTGGACATCGCGCAGTATCAGAACCCGCCGCTGACCACCGTGGCCCAAAACGCGCACCTGATGGGTTCTGAAGCCGCCAGACGCTTAATCACGCTGATGGAAGGAGAAGCCAATCGAGAGATTCTGACACTGCTGCCCACCACGCTCGTCGAACGAAGTTCTACGGCACCACCAGCTATGTAA
- a CDS encoding carbohydrate ABC transporter permease, with the protein MRSPIQRIILTVFVVAIAAFFVTPLLWFVFAPFNPQASLSVTIPQSPSLANFEEVLSNQLAMRGLLQNSVIIGVGTMVGTSAVAALAAYGLSRGSIPGRNVLTYVLILFSSVVTGTASMVPIFKLIFDLGLIDTHTGVIIVMIGGLLPSAIFIMQDFVDSVPRSYEEAAMVAGASPIQIFRDVTFPIMRPGVLVVGIWVLVNAWGAFLIPFILLRSPNLLPASVTFYSFYDVESGMPQIRLVSAYAVLYTLPVILLYLLINWRYGFRFFGGIKQ; encoded by the coding sequence ATGAGATCGCCCATTCAACGCATCATCCTGACCGTATTTGTCGTCGCGATCGCGGCCTTCTTCGTCACGCCGCTGTTGTGGTTCGTATTCGCGCCGTTCAACCCGCAGGCGTCGCTTTCGGTGACGATCCCGCAAAGCCCGTCGCTGGCGAATTTCGAGGAAGTCCTGAGCAATCAGCTGGCGATGCGCGGCCTGCTGCAGAACAGCGTCATTATCGGCGTCGGCACGATGGTCGGCACCAGCGCGGTTGCGGCACTGGCTGCGTACGGTCTGTCGCGCGGGAGCATCCCCGGGCGCAACGTGCTGACCTATGTGCTGATCCTGTTCTCGTCGGTCGTTACCGGCACCGCCAGCATGGTCCCGATCTTCAAGCTGATTTTCGACCTCGGGCTGATCGACACCCACACCGGCGTCATCATCGTTATGATCGGGGGCCTGCTGCCATCGGCCATCTTCATCATGCAAGACTTTGTCGACAGCGTACCCCGCTCGTACGAAGAAGCCGCCATGGTGGCCGGGGCATCCCCAATCCAGATCTTCCGTGACGTGACGTTTCCGATTATGCGGCCCGGCGTGCTGGTCGTCGGAATCTGGGTGCTGGTCAATGCGTGGGGGGCGTTCCTGATCCCGTTCATCCTCTTGCGCAGCCCTAACCTACTGCCCGCCTCGGTGACGTTCTACTCGTTCTACGATGTCGAAAGCGGCATGCCGCAAATCCGGTTGGTGTCGGCTTATGCCGTGCTGTACACCCTGCCGGTCATTCTGCTGTACCTGTTGATCAATTGGCGCTATGGCTTCCGCTTCTTCGGCGGAATCAAGCAGTGA
- a CDS encoding Gfo/Idh/MocA family oxidoreductase, with protein sequence MTDSLRIGVIGCGGIAQIMHLPHLVETPGLTLHSIADTNPAVLNAVGDRYGVAARYQSWRDMLADDVLDAVVICHTGSHRDSVIDALNAGKHVLVEKPLAWNVREAHEVAAIAARSDRVVQVGYHKLHDPAFAYAMRELTQFDDLAYVDCTVLHAADEFNRAPYPIIVGDGETAQFNYDLPEWGAMQAGIAQWLAIGPTALLSDEGLGDHAGDVSLQVAFGLLTVSVIHQIYVLFGLLGEPVRVLHTDVWRQGMSISTLIEFPNAVRCTLNWHNLPYLNDYRETYALVGNRQRLRLEFPGPYYRNLPTPVVLQGGDGELAWEKRVIVSYREAFHNELLAFAHAIRTGERAPGVVDDAVRHAQFIEEILRAVPRQ encoded by the coding sequence ATGACGGATTCACTGCGCATTGGCGTAATCGGCTGCGGCGGAATCGCCCAGATCATGCACCTGCCGCACCTTGTCGAGACGCCCGGCCTTACGCTGCACAGCATCGCCGATACCAACCCCGCTGTCCTCAACGCTGTCGGTGACCGCTACGGTGTCGCGGCCCGTTATCAATCGTGGCGCGACATGCTGGCCGACGACGTACTCGACGCGGTGGTCATCTGCCACACCGGATCGCACCGCGACAGCGTGATCGACGCGCTGAACGCCGGCAAACACGTACTGGTCGAGAAACCGCTGGCGTGGAACGTACGCGAAGCGCACGAGGTCGCGGCCATCGCCGCGCGCTCAGATCGGGTAGTGCAGGTCGGCTATCACAAGCTGCACGATCCAGCCTTCGCCTACGCCATGCGCGAACTAACGCAGTTCGACGACCTCGCTTATGTCGACTGTACCGTGCTGCACGCCGCAGACGAATTCAACCGCGCGCCGTACCCGATCATCGTGGGTGACGGCGAAACTGCGCAGTTCAACTACGACCTGCCGGAGTGGGGCGCGATGCAAGCGGGGATCGCGCAGTGGCTCGCCATCGGTCCGACCGCCCTGCTCAGCGACGAAGGGCTGGGTGATCACGCCGGCGACGTCTCGCTCCAAGTGGCGTTCGGCCTGCTGACCGTGAGCGTTATCCATCAAATCTACGTGTTGTTCGGCCTGCTTGGTGAGCCGGTGCGCGTTCTGCACACCGACGTCTGGCGGCAGGGCATGTCGATCAGTACGCTGATCGAGTTTCCGAATGCGGTGCGCTGCACGCTCAATTGGCACAATCTGCCGTATCTCAACGACTACCGCGAGACGTACGCGCTGGTCGGCAATCGCCAGCGTTTGCGACTGGAGTTCCCCGGCCCGTATTACCGCAATCTTCCGACGCCGGTCGTGCTGCAAGGCGGGGACGGCGAGCTGGCATGGGAAAAGCGCGTCATCGTCTCGTATCGCGAGGCATTCCACAATGAACTGCTTGCGTTCGCGCACGCCATCCGTACCGGCGAGCGCGCCCCCGGCGTCGTCGACGACGCCGTGCGTCACGCGCAGTTCATTGAGGAGATTCTGCGCGCCGTCCCGCGTCAATAA
- a CDS encoding extracellular solute-binding protein translates to MSKHLRLLLAFVFVFALFGAVHAQDPVEISIAGASGVEYQWLNESVKPAFEAMMAEAGTPVTVNVIEFSGSGEDLRQQLVLDLGAGAGADILAFDGFWLPEFVEGGLLSPLTEIVGDSALDWEGWSVTPEGIQAIMSFDGELFGIPRGTDGRVIWYRMDLFEQAGLPADWQPTSWAELLDAARAIKAALPDVTPLQLNAGTAMGEASTLQGYIMALLGAGHHVYDFDEGKWIVSSPAILATLELFETIYIEEELGEVRWQLVQNGRDLSFEAFSKGEAAMLVEGDFFWRGPLAPETGNYAMANRDEVVTFAMMPAMEPGAGYRGQDFVSASGGTGYVLNANSANPELAWELMTFMFSKESVDALQVLQPRIRARTDVAVPNDEIMTRIASEVLPLSAIRPQLPEYNQVSAQIQLMTERIVSGEMTPAEAMAAYDAAVTEIVGEDNVVRIPLDM, encoded by the coding sequence GTGTCCAAGCACTTGAGACTACTCCTCGCATTCGTTTTTGTGTTCGCGCTGTTTGGCGCAGTACACGCCCAAGACCCGGTCGAGATCAGTATCGCCGGCGCAAGCGGCGTCGAATATCAATGGCTCAACGAGTCGGTCAAGCCGGCCTTTGAGGCGATGATGGCTGAGGCCGGTACGCCGGTCACCGTCAACGTCATCGAGTTCAGCGGCAGCGGCGAAGACCTGCGCCAGCAGCTCGTGCTGGACCTCGGCGCCGGCGCCGGTGCGGACATCCTCGCCTTTGATGGCTTCTGGCTTCCCGAGTTCGTCGAAGGCGGCCTGCTTAGCCCGTTGACCGAGATCGTCGGCGATTCCGCGCTCGATTGGGAAGGTTGGAGCGTGACGCCGGAAGGCATTCAGGCCATCATGAGCTTTGACGGCGAGCTGTTCGGCATCCCGCGCGGCACCGACGGCCGCGTGATCTGGTACCGCATGGACCTGTTCGAGCAGGCGGGCCTGCCGGCTGACTGGCAGCCCACGAGCTGGGCAGAGCTGCTCGACGCCGCGCGCGCCATCAAGGCTGCGCTGCCTGACGTGACCCCGCTGCAGCTCAACGCTGGCACCGCTATGGGCGAGGCCTCGACGCTGCAAGGCTACATCATGGCGCTGCTCGGCGCAGGCCATCACGTCTACGACTTCGACGAAGGCAAGTGGATCGTGAGCAGCCCGGCCATTCTTGCCACGCTCGAACTGTTCGAGACCATCTACATCGAAGAAGAGCTGGGCGAAGTGCGTTGGCAGCTTGTCCAGAACGGCCGTGACCTTTCCTTCGAGGCGTTCTCGAAGGGTGAGGCCGCTATGCTGGTCGAAGGCGACTTCTTCTGGCGCGGCCCGCTGGCCCCGGAAACCGGCAACTACGCGATGGCCAACCGCGACGAAGTGGTGACCTTCGCCATGATGCCGGCCATGGAGCCCGGCGCTGGTTATCGCGGACAGGACTTCGTGTCGGCATCGGGCGGTACCGGTTATGTGCTCAACGCCAACAGCGCCAACCCCGAGCTGGCGTGGGAACTGATGACGTTCATGTTCAGCAAGGAATCGGTAGATGCGCTGCAGGTCCTGCAGCCCCGTATCCGCGCCCGCACAGACGTCGCGGTCCCCAACGATGAGATTATGACCCGCATCGCCAGCGAGGTCCTGCCGTTGTCGGCCATCCGCCCGCAGCTGCCGGAATACAATCAGGTCTCCGCGCAGATCCAGCTCATGACCGAGCGCATCGTGTCGGGTGAAATGACCCCGGCCGAGGCGATGGCAGCGTACGATGCGGCCGTCACCGAGATCGTCGGTGAGGACAACGTCGTCCGCATCCCGCTTGACATGTAA
- the uxaC gene encoding glucuronate isomerase: MGDRLFSSDPARREIARSLYERVRGLPLICPHGHVNPAILADESYTFGSPVDLLIIPDHYIFRMLYSQGIALESLGIPRKDGGTVETDHRKIWQTVCDHWYLFRATPTGIWLSEELRDVFGISHKMNGANAVTIYDAIAEKLAQPEFRPRALFERFSIEVLATTDAASDSLDAHRRIRESGWQGRVIPTFRPDAVINLDTDGWRANIDALSAASGIDVVDYASFIAALENRRAFFKSMGATATDHAAITAYTERFTDHEANAIFQRALAGKLNTHDADAFTAHMLIEMARMSVEDGLVMQLHIGSDRNHNRALYETFGRDMGADIPIISEFTQNLQPLLDAFGSDPRLTLVLFNLDETTYSRELAPLAGHYPAVKLGPPWWFFDSVNGMERFFDAVVETAGIYNTAGFNDDTRAFPSIPARHDVWRRVSANWLAGLVVRGIVDDEDAAEMITELAYTLAKRTYRLDRPV, from the coding sequence ATGGGCGACCGCCTGTTTTCGTCCGACCCGGCGCGGCGCGAGATCGCGCGTTCGCTCTACGAGCGTGTGCGCGGCCTTCCGCTGATCTGCCCGCACGGGCATGTTAACCCGGCGATTCTGGCCGACGAGTCGTATACGTTCGGCTCGCCGGTCGACCTGCTCATCATCCCCGACCACTACATCTTCCGCATGCTGTACTCGCAGGGCATCGCGCTCGAGTCGCTAGGCATCCCCCGCAAGGACGGCGGCACGGTCGAGACCGATCACCGCAAGATCTGGCAGACCGTATGCGACCACTGGTACCTGTTCCGCGCCACTCCTACCGGCATCTGGCTCTCGGAAGAGCTGCGCGACGTCTTTGGCATTTCGCACAAGATGAACGGCGCCAACGCCGTGACCATTTATGACGCCATCGCCGAAAAGCTCGCGCAGCCTGAGTTCCGCCCGCGCGCGCTGTTCGAACGATTCAGCATCGAGGTACTGGCGACGACCGACGCGGCCAGCGACTCGCTCGACGCGCACCGCCGCATCCGCGAATCTGGATGGCAAGGCCGGGTCATCCCGACCTTTCGGCCCGATGCGGTGATCAACCTCGACACCGATGGGTGGCGCGCGAACATCGACGCGCTCAGCGCCGCATCCGGCATCGATGTCGTGGACTACGCGAGCTTTATCGCCGCGCTCGAGAACCGCCGTGCGTTCTTCAAGTCGATGGGCGCGACTGCCACCGATCACGCCGCAATCACGGCCTACACCGAACGGTTCACCGACCACGAGGCTAACGCGATCTTCCAGCGCGCGCTGGCCGGAAAGCTCAATACGCATGACGCCGACGCCTTCACCGCCCACATGCTGATCGAGATGGCGCGCATGAGTGTTGAGGACGGCCTCGTGATGCAGCTCCACATCGGCAGTGACCGCAACCACAACCGCGCGCTGTATGAGACGTTTGGCCGCGACATGGGCGCGGACATCCCGATCATCAGCGAATTCACGCAGAACCTTCAGCCGCTGCTTGACGCATTCGGCAGCGATCCGCGCCTGACGCTCGTGCTGTTCAACCTCGACGAGACGACCTACAGCCGCGAACTTGCGCCGCTGGCCGGCCACTACCCTGCCGTCAAGCTCGGCCCACCGTGGTGGTTCTTCGACAGCGTCAATGGGATGGAGCGCTTCTTCGACGCGGTCGTCGAAACCGCCGGCATCTACAACACGGCCGGCTTCAACGACGACACGCGCGCGTTCCCGTCGATCCCCGCCCGCCACGACGTATGGCGGCGGGTCAGTGCCAACTGGCTTGCCGGTCTCGTCGTGCGCGGCATTGTGGACGACGAAGACGCCGCCGAGATGATCACCGAACTTGCCTATACCCTCGCCAAACGCACCTACCGATTGGATCGCCCTGTATGA
- a CDS encoding carbohydrate ABC transporter permease, producing MQQALKFDTYQRQRRRTQLSQTVTYYVVVIALAIVMLYPVAWLVASSLKPLDEIWTNVTSLIPSTLRFENYAEGWSGFGGITFETFFRNSFIHAGVGTLFTVVSSAIVAYGFARVKFRGRDIWFSIMLLTLMLPSQILMIPQYIIFNELDWINTFLPLLIPRLGGDVFFIFMIVQFIRGIPIELDEAAMIDGSSKGGIFFRIILPQIVPALVTAAIFSFYWTWEDFLGPLVYLQNPNLYTVAVALRAYTDTGSINNWGAVFAMLTLSLVPVILIFVFFQRYLVEGIATTGLKG from the coding sequence ATGCAGCAGGCATTGAAGTTCGATACTTATCAACGTCAGCGCAGGCGCACACAATTGTCGCAGACCGTCACGTATTACGTGGTCGTCATCGCGCTGGCCATCGTCATGCTGTACCCGGTCGCGTGGCTGGTCGCCAGTTCGCTCAAGCCGCTGGATGAAATCTGGACGAACGTCACGTCGCTCATCCCCTCCACCCTGCGCTTCGAGAACTACGCCGAAGGCTGGAGCGGGTTCGGCGGCATCACGTTCGAGACGTTTTTCCGCAACTCGTTCATTCATGCCGGCGTCGGCACGCTGTTCACGGTCGTCAGTTCGGCCATCGTGGCGTACGGGTTCGCCCGTGTGAAGTTCCGCGGGCGCGACATCTGGTTCTCGATCATGCTGCTCACGCTCATGCTGCCCAGCCAGATCCTGATGATCCCGCAGTACATCATCTTCAACGAGCTGGACTGGATCAACACATTTCTGCCGCTGCTGATCCCACGGCTGGGTGGCGATGTGTTCTTCATCTTTATGATCGTGCAGTTCATCCGTGGCATCCCGATCGAACTGGACGAAGCGGCGATGATCGACGGCAGCAGCAAGGGCGGCATCTTCTTTCGCATCATCCTTCCGCAGATCGTGCCGGCGCTGGTCACCGCTGCGATCTTCTCGTTCTATTGGACGTGGGAAGATTTCCTCGGGCCGTTGGTATACTTGCAGAATCCGAACCTGTATACGGTCGCGGTCGCGCTGCGGGCATACACCGATACCGGCAGTATCAACAACTGGGGCGCGGTGTTCGCCATGCTCACGCTCTCGCTGGTGCCGGTCATCCTGATCTTCGTATTCTTCCAGCGCTACCTTGTTGAAGGCATCGCCACGACCGGCCTGAAGGGGTGA